A portion of the Vreelandella subglaciescola genome contains these proteins:
- the hisB gene encoding imidazoleglycerol-phosphate dehydratase HisB gives MSARIATVSRDTQETQIKVSVNLDGKGQLKCATGVPFLDHMLDQIARHGLIDLDIHAVGDVHIDDHHTVEDIGITLGQAFARAIGDKRGIYRYGHAYVPLDEALSRVVVDFSGRPGLFMDVEFTRSAVGTLDTQLFQEFFQGFVNHAGVTLHIDNLKGFNAHHQAETIFKAFGRALRMAIAEDPRMAGQMPSTKGCL, from the coding sequence ATGTCAGCGCGTATCGCCACGGTCAGCCGTGACACCCAGGAAACGCAGATCAAGGTGAGCGTTAATCTCGACGGCAAGGGCCAGCTCAAGTGCGCAACCGGAGTGCCGTTTCTCGACCATATGCTTGACCAGATTGCGCGTCACGGCCTGATTGATCTGGATATTCACGCCGTCGGCGACGTTCACATCGACGATCACCATACGGTAGAAGACATCGGCATTACCCTGGGCCAGGCATTTGCCCGGGCCATCGGCGACAAGCGCGGCATTTATCGCTACGGCCACGCCTACGTCCCGCTGGATGAAGCGCTGTCCCGCGTGGTGGTGGATTTTTCCGGACGCCCGGGCCTGTTCATGGATGTCGAGTTCACCCGCAGCGCGGTCGGGACGCTTGATACCCAGCTCTTCCAGGAGTTTTTCCAGGGCTTTGTCAATCACGCCGGCGTCACGCTGCACATCGACAATCTCAAGGGCTTCAACGCCCACCATCAGGCCGAAACGATTTTCAAGGCGTTCGGACGTGCACTGCGCATGGCGATAGCGGAAGATCCGCGCATGGCGGGCCAGATGCCGTCGACCAAAGGCTGCTTATAA
- the mutY gene encoding A/G-specific adenine glycosylase, translating to MCKQTPAAMPAPRLEPARFQQRLLDWFERHGRHDLPWQTPRTPYRVWVSEIMLQQTQVATVIGYFERFMARFPTLAALADAQQDEVLHLWTGLGYYARARNLHKAAQVVVAEHGGELPLASVDTLTTLPGIGRSTAGAIIAQSRGQRAVMLDGNVKRTLTRLHAVEGWPGRPQVERRLWALADYYTPDESLADYTQAMMDLGATLCKRGTPDCALCPFNDVCLAHARGEERRYPESKPKKALPTRHTLMLMLHDGDGRIWLEQRPPSGLWGGLWSLPQFDTQQQLNDWLETYAKAPEREPARPEFTHVFSHFRLEIAPQPACCDGLGAVREGGTWYDVQHPPALGLAAPVKRLLAEFAAERAPFRLTASPACR from the coding sequence ATGTGTAAGCAAACGCCGGCGGCCATGCCTGCGCCAAGGCTTGAGCCGGCGCGCTTTCAGCAGCGCCTGCTTGACTGGTTTGAGCGTCATGGCCGCCACGACCTGCCCTGGCAAACGCCGCGCACGCCGTACCGCGTGTGGGTCTCGGAAATCATGCTGCAGCAAACTCAGGTGGCCACCGTGATCGGCTACTTCGAGCGCTTCATGGCGCGCTTCCCCACGCTTGCAGCACTGGCCGACGCCCAGCAGGACGAAGTGCTGCACCTGTGGACGGGGCTTGGCTACTACGCCCGGGCGCGCAACCTGCATAAAGCCGCCCAGGTGGTGGTGGCAGAGCACGGCGGCGAACTGCCGCTGGCAAGCGTGGACACCTTGACGACGCTGCCGGGTATTGGCCGCTCAACCGCCGGAGCGATTATCGCCCAGAGTCGCGGCCAGCGGGCGGTGATGCTGGACGGCAACGTCAAGCGCACGCTCACCCGTCTGCACGCGGTGGAAGGCTGGCCGGGAAGGCCGCAGGTGGAGCGCAGGCTATGGGCGCTTGCCGATTACTACACGCCCGACGAGTCGCTTGCTGATTACACCCAGGCGATGATGGATCTGGGCGCGACGCTGTGTAAGCGGGGCACGCCGGACTGTGCACTGTGCCCGTTCAACGATGTCTGCCTGGCCCACGCCCGGGGCGAAGAGCGGCGCTACCCCGAATCCAAACCCAAAAAGGCCTTGCCGACTCGCCATACGCTGATGCTGATGCTGCACGACGGCGACGGCCGCATTTGGCTCGAACAGCGCCCGCCCAGCGGGCTTTGGGGCGGGCTCTGGAGTCTGCCTCAGTTTGATACCCAGCAGCAGCTCAACGACTGGCTGGAAACGTATGCAAAAGCGCCCGAGCGCGAACCGGCGCGCCCTGAGTTTACCCACGTGTTCAGCCACTTCCGGCTGGAAATCGCCCCGCAGCCGGCGTGCTGCGATGGCCTGGGCGCGGTACGCGAAGGCGGCACCTGGTACGACGTTCAGCACCCGCCGGCGCTGGGGCTGGCCGCGCCGGTCAAGCGCCTGCTCGCCGAGTTCGCCGCAGAGCGCGCGCCGTTTCGTTTGACGGCGTCGCCTGCGTGTAGATAG
- a CDS encoding AsmA family protein, whose product MKQILRILLAAIGILGVVAVAAVVYVTTFLDPEDFKPRLTAVVEEHTGLNIELDGALSWSFYPRIGVSVEKTRAWLAEQDAEAPAFAAVDRAEVSVAFAPLLRGEIAVDGLTLDGMRLNLRRNEQGEGNWEPLLERLAERDEQAETVLAPASAGPNADAGSLDVALSIASVQIKNADIRFRDAQSDTFWHAEKLNVTGNNVNPERSFPLKAMFTLSRHDSLDGQVLDRPPAISSDINLDTRIKLALAEHRFMLENPKLTTSSRLDPDTKAQALTLGATRIDARLEDKQLSVTDGVLETTLHHPETWDGGLALALKFALEGNWGEQTASINEMQLTGPDGLRASGQLQLENWLSDLRYAGNITLAPLSLRPWLGRMGVTLDTRNPGAFSDVALTSPVEGSAEEIRFPQLSLVLDDTTLTGNLGAAFDATALDFDLQGDTLNVDRYLPAKAPKQAGLGVLRQALAQDNDPEQALVPQSLLATLDLDGALALETLTLGGLTFDKPQLSLKGRDGTQRLSAFEAGFYDGTLSATGSVNARETPLEWALAPQVASVKMAPLLEALGERDAPLSGRLNASGKLTTQGNTRADLLRRLNGSAKAGLNDGAIAGVNVSRQMCEAVATLEGRKTSREWHEDTRFEHVDATFSVRDGVVSSDDMLVTLPGIDVRGEGEYDLGRGHIDALANARLVNTADAACRVNPRLEKLALPVRCEGDASKASSEWCHIDRDALKDNVAGLVGDEVGNRIEEKLNEKLGEGATKELRDGLKRLFD is encoded by the coding sequence ATGAAGCAGATACTGCGCATTTTGCTGGCCGCCATAGGGATTTTGGGCGTCGTAGCCGTCGCGGCGGTGGTCTATGTCACTACGTTTCTTGACCCTGAAGACTTCAAGCCGCGCCTCACCGCCGTGGTCGAAGAGCATACCGGCCTGAATATCGAGCTTGACGGGGCGCTGTCGTGGTCGTTTTATCCGCGTATCGGGGTCAGCGTCGAGAAAACCCGTGCCTGGCTTGCCGAACAGGACGCCGAAGCGCCGGCGTTTGCCGCCGTTGACCGCGCCGAGGTCAGCGTGGCCTTTGCGCCGCTGCTGCGTGGCGAAATCGCCGTGGACGGCCTGACCCTTGATGGCATGCGCCTGAACCTGCGCCGCAATGAACAGGGCGAAGGCAACTGGGAGCCACTGCTCGAGCGTCTGGCCGAGCGCGATGAACAAGCCGAAACCGTGCTGGCACCGGCCAGTGCCGGCCCCAATGCCGATGCCGGCAGCCTGGACGTGGCGCTCAGCATTGCCAGCGTGCAGATCAAAAACGCCGACATCCGTTTCCGCGATGCCCAAAGCGATACCTTCTGGCACGCGGAAAAACTCAATGTTACCGGCAACAACGTCAACCCCGAGCGCTCTTTTCCGCTCAAGGCGATGTTTACGCTTAGCCGGCACGACAGTCTGGACGGCCAGGTGCTGGATCGCCCGCCGGCCATCAGCAGCGACATAAATCTGGATACGCGTATCAAGCTGGCGCTTGCCGAACATCGCTTCATGCTGGAAAACCCCAAACTGACCACGAGCAGCCGGCTTGATCCCGACACCAAGGCCCAGGCGTTGACTCTGGGCGCGACCCGCATTGATGCGCGTCTGGAAGACAAGCAGCTGTCCGTTACCGATGGCGTGCTGGAAACCACTCTGCATCACCCCGAGACCTGGGACGGTGGCCTGGCACTGGCGCTCAAGTTTGCGCTTGAAGGCAACTGGGGCGAACAGACCGCAAGCATTAATGAAATGCAGCTTACCGGCCCCGACGGCCTGCGCGCCAGCGGCCAGCTGCAGCTGGAAAACTGGCTGAGCGATTTACGCTACGCAGGCAACATTACGCTGGCGCCGCTGTCGCTGCGCCCGTGGCTTGGCCGCATGGGCGTGACGCTGGATACGCGCAACCCCGGCGCGTTCTCCGACGTGGCGCTGACCAGCCCGGTAGAGGGCAGCGCTGAAGAAATTCGTTTCCCGCAGCTCTCGCTGGTGCTGGATGACACCACGCTGACCGGCAATCTTGGCGCGGCGTTTGACGCCACCGCGCTCGATTTCGACCTGCAAGGCGATACGCTTAACGTTGATCGCTATCTGCCCGCGAAAGCCCCGAAGCAGGCGGGACTTGGCGTGTTGCGTCAAGCACTGGCGCAGGACAACGACCCGGAGCAGGCGCTGGTGCCGCAATCGCTGCTGGCGACGCTGGATCTGGACGGCGCGCTGGCGCTCGAAACGCTGACCCTTGGCGGGCTGACGTTCGACAAGCCGCAGCTGAGCCTGAAAGGGCGTGACGGCACCCAGCGGCTCAGCGCGTTTGAGGCCGGATTCTACGACGGCACGCTCAGCGCCACGGGCAGCGTCAACGCCCGGGAAACACCGCTGGAATGGGCGCTGGCGCCGCAAGTGGCCAGTGTAAAAATGGCGCCGCTGCTGGAAGCGCTGGGCGAACGAGACGCCCCGCTGAGTGGCCGGCTCAACGCCAGCGGTAAGCTGACAACCCAGGGCAACACCCGGGCAGACCTGCTGCGCCGGCTCAACGGTAGCGCCAAGGCCGGGCTTAACGACGGCGCCATCGCCGGCGTTAACGTATCGCGGCAAATGTGTGAAGCCGTGGCAACGCTTGAAGGCCGCAAAACGTCCCGCGAGTGGCACGAGGACACCCGCTTTGAACACGTTGACGCCACCTTTAGCGTGCGTGACGGCGTGGTGAGCAGCGACGACATGCTGGTAACGCTGCCCGGCATCGACGTGCGCGGTGAAGGTGAGTATGACCTTGGCCGTGGGCATATTGACGCGCTGGCCAACGCCCGGCTGGTCAACACCGCCGATGCCGCCTGCCGGGTTAATCCGCGGCTTGAGAAGCTGGCGCTGCCGGTGCGCTGCGAAGGCGATGCCAGCAAGGCTTCCAGCGAATGGTGTCACATTGACCGCGACGCGCTGAAAGACAATGTTGCCGGGCTGGTGGGCGACGAAGTCGGCAACCGCATTGAAGAAAAACTCAATGAGAAACTCGGTGAGGGCGCGACGAAAGAACTGCGTGATGGCCTGAAGCGCCTCTTCGACTAG
- a CDS encoding type 1 glutamine amidotransferase, with translation MHVHLLQHSPDHGPARLADWLSSMGHSYTVFYLDDGELAPHSGDSDALIVLDGDEALLTRPPAWQRAEKKLIERYLDGQKPLLGIGLGAHLIAEALDATVAPGTYPETGFHTITLADSTSFDLPEQFAAFMWHRTVFSLPDGATPLGGSVAAPLQGFAWDAGRVVGLLCHLEATRESVATLLESQAPPAGHDDYLQPAEEMLATPGHFDQLAPLLDRLLSQWLRPAS, from the coding sequence ATGCACGTTCATTTGCTACAGCACAGCCCCGATCACGGCCCGGCGCGCCTTGCCGACTGGCTTTCCAGCATGGGCCACAGCTACACCGTGTTTTATCTCGACGACGGCGAGCTGGCACCGCATTCGGGCGACAGCGACGCGCTGATCGTCCTTGACGGCGACGAAGCGCTGCTGACCCGTCCACCGGCGTGGCAGCGAGCAGAAAAAAAGCTGATCGAACGCTACCTCGACGGTCAGAAGCCGCTGCTGGGCATTGGCCTTGGCGCCCACCTGATTGCCGAGGCGCTGGACGCCACGGTAGCGCCGGGCACCTATCCCGAAACCGGCTTTCATACCATCACGCTTGCCGACAGCACGTCGTTTGATTTGCCCGAGCAGTTCGCGGCGTTCATGTGGCATCGTACGGTGTTCAGCCTGCCGGACGGCGCCACGCCGTTGGGCGGCAGCGTGGCGGCACCGCTGCAAGGATTTGCCTGGGACGCAGGCCGTGTCGTAGGGCTTTTATGCCACCTGGAGGCAACCCGTGAAAGCGTCGCGACGCTGCTGGAAAGCCAAGCGCCTCCCGCCGGTCACGACGACTATCTGCAGCCGGCGGAAGAGATGCTCGCCACACCCGGGCACTTCGACCAGCTTGCGCCGCTGCTGGATCGCCTGCTGAGCCAGTGGCTGCGGCCAGCCTCTTAG
- the hisH gene encoding imidazole glycerol phosphate synthase subunit HisH — protein MTIAVIDYGMGNLHSVAKALEHVTDENVIITRDPRCILGATRLVLPGQGAIRDCVGELERTELRGLVDDVLARQGKPLLGICVGQQMLLEHSDESGGVTCLGAFKGEVKRFPDAMRDSHGARLKVPHMGWNLVDQRQPHPLWEGIDNNEHFYFVHSYYVEATRESDVLGTTQYGRINAHVAIGHESTFAVQFHPEKSSRAGLRLLENFVTWAP, from the coding sequence ATGACTATTGCCGTCATCGATTATGGCATGGGCAACCTGCATTCCGTGGCCAAGGCGCTTGAGCACGTCACCGATGAAAACGTGATCATTACGCGTGACCCGCGCTGTATTCTGGGTGCCACCCGGCTGGTATTGCCCGGCCAGGGTGCCATTCGGGACTGCGTGGGCGAGCTTGAACGCACCGAGCTGCGCGGGCTGGTAGACGACGTGCTCGCCCGCCAAGGCAAGCCACTGCTGGGCATTTGCGTCGGCCAGCAAATGCTGCTGGAGCACAGCGACGAAAGCGGCGGCGTTACCTGTCTGGGCGCATTCAAGGGCGAGGTCAAGCGCTTCCCCGATGCCATGCGCGATAGCCACGGCGCGCGCCTGAAAGTCCCGCACATGGGCTGGAATCTCGTCGATCAGCGCCAGCCGCACCCGCTGTGGGAAGGTATCGACAACAACGAGCACTTCTATTTCGTGCACAGCTACTACGTGGAAGCGACGCGGGAGAGTGATGTGTTGGGCACCACCCAATACGGCCGCATCAACGCCCACGTGGCGATTGGTCACGAATCGACCTTTGCCGTACAGTTTCACCCGGAAAAAAGCTCTCGCGCCGGCCTGCGGCTGCTGGAAAACTTTGTGACCTGGGCCCCCTGA
- the mnmH gene encoding tRNA 2-selenouridine(34) synthase MnmH, which yields MSGVSVAPEAALIRHEYPLIDVRAPVEFAQGALPGAVNLPLMNDDERHQVGIAYKKHGQAAAIALGERLVSGEVKAARIAAWRSYLAKHPEALIYCFRGGLRSQIVQQWLGDAGQMPPRIEGGWKAMRQLLNARIDAAAGQSMLVIGGLTGCAKTVLVNRLESGVDLEGFANHKGSAFGRMPTPPPPQIDFEHALAKRLMALSGPLTLEDESRQVGSVNVPLSFWQAMEKAPRIRVEMPLDWRLEQLNQDYIIDLERAHCARFGEDEGWLRMRQQLSNALLRLKKRLGSARLARLQRLQALAFAAHESGDRQAHEAWLAPLLTEYYDPLYRHHLKRHQDAGLRELHVGDWDSCLAAARQWQAAHTPVSSNTA from the coding sequence ATGAGTGGAGTCAGCGTGGCGCCTGAAGCCGCCCTGATTCGTCATGAGTATCCGCTGATCGACGTGCGCGCGCCCGTCGAGTTTGCTCAGGGAGCGCTGCCCGGTGCGGTCAATCTGCCGCTGATGAACGACGACGAGCGCCATCAGGTGGGTATTGCTTACAAGAAGCACGGCCAGGCGGCCGCTATTGCGCTGGGCGAACGGTTGGTTAGCGGTGAGGTCAAGGCCGCGCGAATTGCCGCCTGGCGCAGCTATCTGGCCAAGCATCCCGAAGCGCTGATTTATTGCTTCCGCGGCGGGTTGCGGTCACAAATTGTGCAGCAGTGGCTGGGCGATGCCGGCCAGATGCCGCCGCGCATTGAAGGCGGCTGGAAAGCGATGCGCCAGCTGCTCAACGCGCGCATTGACGCCGCCGCCGGCCAATCGATGCTGGTGATTGGCGGGCTGACCGGCTGTGCCAAGACGGTATTGGTCAATCGTCTGGAAAGCGGCGTGGACCTTGAAGGCTTTGCCAATCACAAGGGCTCGGCGTTTGGCCGCATGCCCACGCCGCCGCCGCCGCAGATTGATTTTGAACACGCGCTGGCCAAACGGCTGATGGCACTTTCAGGCCCGCTGACGCTGGAAGACGAGTCGCGTCAGGTAGGTAGCGTCAACGTCCCGCTAAGCTTCTGGCAGGCGATGGAAAAAGCCCCGCGCATTCGCGTGGAAATGCCCCTCGACTGGCGGCTGGAGCAGCTGAATCAAGACTACATTATTGACCTTGAGCGCGCCCACTGCGCCCGTTTTGGCGAGGATGAAGGCTGGCTGCGGATGCGCCAGCAGTTGAGCAACGCGCTATTGCGTCTGAAAAAGCGCTTGGGCAGCGCGCGTCTGGCGCGGCTGCAACGGCTTCAGGCGCTGGCCTTTGCCGCCCATGAAAGCGGCGATCGTCAGGCTCACGAAGCCTGGCTTGCGCCGCTTTTGACCGAATATTACGATCCGCTGTATCGCCACCATCTCAAACGCCATCAGGATGCCGGGCTGCGCGAGCTTCATGTGGGCGACTGGGATAGCTGCCTGGCTGCTGCCCGGCAGTGGCAGGCGGCGCATACGCCGGTCAGCAGCAACACCGCCTAA
- the hisF gene encoding imidazole glycerol phosphate synthase subunit HisF produces the protein MSLAKRIIPCLDVDAGRVVKGVNFIGIRDAGDPVEIAQRYNHQGADEITFLDITASHEGRNTTIDMVERIAGEVFIPLTVGGGIRRCEDIRTMLNVGADKVAINTAAVTNPEFVREAAERFGSQCIVVAIDAKQVSKEGETPRWEIFTHGGRRPTGLDAVEWAKKMVEYGAGELLLTSMDQDGTKAGFDLGVTHAIAEAVSVPVIASGGVGNLDHMVDGVLKGGADAVLAASIFHFGEYTIPEAKRYMADRGIEMRL, from the coding sequence ATGAGTCTTGCCAAACGCATCATCCCCTGCCTGGACGTCGACGCCGGACGCGTCGTCAAAGGCGTCAATTTTATCGGCATTCGCGACGCCGGTGATCCGGTGGAAATCGCCCAGCGCTATAACCATCAGGGCGCCGACGAGATCACCTTTCTGGACATCACCGCCAGCCACGAAGGCCGCAATACCACCATCGACATGGTCGAGCGTATCGCCGGTGAGGTGTTCATTCCGCTGACCGTCGGCGGCGGCATTCGCCGCTGCGAGGATATCCGCACCATGCTCAACGTCGGCGCGGACAAGGTGGCCATCAATACTGCCGCAGTGACCAATCCGGAGTTTGTGCGCGAAGCCGCCGAGCGCTTTGGCAGCCAGTGCATCGTCGTTGCGATCGACGCCAAGCAGGTATCTAAGGAGGGCGAAACGCCGCGCTGGGAAATCTTCACCCACGGCGGGCGGCGCCCCACCGGCCTGGACGCGGTGGAGTGGGCGAAAAAGATGGTCGAGTACGGCGCGGGCGAGCTGCTGCTGACCAGCATGGATCAGGACGGCACCAAGGCCGGCTTTGATCTGGGCGTCACCCACGCCATTGCCGAGGCGGTCAGCGTGCCGGTGATTGCCTCGGGCGGGGTGGGCAACCTTGACCACATGGTCGATGGCGTACTCAAGGGCGGCGCCGATGCGGTACTCGCGGCGAGTATCTTTCACTTCGGCGAATACACCATCCCCGAAGCCAAGCGCTACATGGCCGACCGCGGCATCGAGATGCGGCTGTAA
- a CDS encoding YjaG family protein produces MALKPLGFYQRLQQLTLPAQQAFMAALCERQLPNYALYAQTTGCGDTHALKAVLDLVWEQLSVRGASIDFARQAEKLVECEPPADDDSFGARRALDVVVSLFSLLDTLRGEAPEAVLDVSRTSRAGVRAFIELTEGEEDAQRLALLIRDHPLTDDENGFQDAVLDAVSQPLNKALLKDVRRLGKNDGVSNLGLSLE; encoded by the coding sequence ATGGCGTTAAAACCTCTTGGCTTTTACCAGCGGCTGCAGCAACTTACGCTACCCGCGCAGCAGGCTTTCATGGCCGCGCTGTGCGAGCGCCAGCTGCCCAACTATGCGCTCTATGCGCAAACCACCGGCTGCGGTGATACGCATGCGTTGAAAGCCGTGCTGGATCTGGTGTGGGAGCAGCTGAGCGTGCGCGGCGCGAGCATTGATTTTGCCCGGCAAGCGGAAAAACTCGTCGAGTGCGAACCGCCCGCTGACGACGACAGCTTTGGCGCCCGCCGCGCGCTGGACGTCGTGGTGTCGCTGTTTTCCCTGCTGGATACGCTGCGCGGCGAAGCGCCCGAAGCGGTGCTCGACGTCAGCCGCACCTCGCGCGCCGGCGTGCGCGCCTTCATCGAACTGACCGAAGGCGAAGAAGACGCGCAGCGGCTGGCGCTGTTAATCCGCGATCATCCGCTGACCGACGATGAAAATGGCTTTCAGGACGCGGTACTGGATGCCGTCTCCCAGCCGCTCAACAAGGCACTGCTCAAGGACGTCCGCCGGCTGGGCAAAAACGACGGCGTGAGCAACCTCGGGCTGTCACTGGAGTAA
- a CDS encoding oxidative damage protection protein, whose protein sequence is MSNTVFCRKYQQDMEALPFPPLPGQKGQDIQGNVSKQAWEEWQALQTRLINEKHLNMLDPDSRAYLMEQMERFLDNQETDRAEGYVPPEA, encoded by the coding sequence ATGAGCAACACGGTGTTCTGTCGTAAATATCAGCAAGACATGGAAGCGCTGCCGTTTCCGCCGTTGCCCGGCCAAAAAGGTCAGGACATTCAGGGCAACGTGTCCAAACAGGCGTGGGAAGAGTGGCAGGCGCTGCAAACACGCCTGATCAACGAAAAGCACCTGAACATGCTCGACCCCGATTCCCGCGCCTACCTTATGGAGCAGATGGAGCGCTTTCTGGATAATCAGGAAACCGACCGTGCAGAAGGCTACGTGCCGCCCGAAGCCTGA
- a CDS encoding acetyl-CoA sensor PanZ family protein, with product MPVTLKHVDQTRWDQDAQVRRDLVRIYLDAPAERMTPPAVEPFIEQHLRAGHRFACALFNARLLGAVALNQASDGTWWLSDLCVRTTTRRRGVGTRLMALVAEQAKAQGRDLRVATASLSLADHMLLARLGYRSEDEGSVVLAAQPVSQNASQKRDTP from the coding sequence ATGCCGGTGACACTGAAACACGTTGACCAGACCCGCTGGGATCAAGACGCCCAGGTCCGGCGTGATCTGGTACGCATCTATCTCGACGCACCCGCCGAGCGCATGACGCCGCCGGCGGTAGAGCCGTTTATCGAGCAACACCTGCGCGCTGGGCACCGCTTTGCCTGTGCGTTGTTCAACGCCCGGCTACTGGGCGCGGTCGCGCTGAATCAAGCCAGCGATGGCACCTGGTGGCTGTCTGATCTTTGCGTGCGCACAACCACCCGCCGACGCGGCGTGGGCACGCGCCTGATGGCGCTGGTGGCCGAACAGGCCAAAGCCCAGGGGCGGGATTTGCGCGTGGCCACCGCGTCGCTGTCGCTCGCCGATCATATGTTATTAGCCAGACTCGGTTACCGTTCGGAAGATGAGGGTAGCGTCGTGCTGGCCGCCCAGCCTGTCTCGCAGAACGCCTCGCAGAAGAGAGATACACCATGA
- the hisA gene encoding 1-(5-phosphoribosyl)-5-[(5-phosphoribosylamino)methylideneamino]imidazole-4-carboxamide isomerase, with protein MLVIPAIDLKDGQCVRLKQGRMDDATSYGDDPVAMAARWVEAGARRLHLVDLNGAFAGQPVNGEAVTAIARAYPDLPIQIGGGIRNADTIEHYLNAGVSYVIIGTQAVKQPAFVGEMCRAFPGHVIVGLDARDGFVATDGWAEVSTIKATELAKRFANDGVSSIVYTDIARDGMMQGVNVEATAALARDGGLPVIASGGVTNLDDIHALCDVADSGILGAITGRAIYEGSLDVAEAQRLSDRLTGGDS; from the coding sequence ATGCTAGTCATCCCCGCGATTGATCTTAAAGACGGCCAGTGCGTGCGCCTGAAGCAGGGCCGCATGGACGACGCTACGTCCTACGGTGACGACCCCGTCGCCATGGCCGCGCGCTGGGTCGAGGCCGGCGCCCGGCGCCTGCATCTGGTCGACCTCAACGGCGCCTTTGCCGGCCAGCCGGTCAACGGCGAGGCGGTCACGGCCATTGCCCGCGCCTACCCGGATTTACCCATCCAGATCGGCGGCGGCATTCGCAATGCCGACACCATTGAGCACTACTTAAATGCCGGCGTGTCCTACGTCATCATCGGCACTCAGGCGGTCAAACAGCCGGCGTTTGTGGGTGAGATGTGCCGCGCCTTCCCCGGCCACGTCATCGTCGGGCTCGATGCCCGCGACGGCTTTGTGGCCACCGACGGCTGGGCCGAAGTCTCTACCATCAAAGCCACCGAGCTTGCCAAGCGCTTTGCCAACGACGGCGTCTCATCCATCGTCTATACCGACATCGCCCGGGACGGCATGATGCAGGGCGTCAACGTCGAGGCCACCGCAGCGCTCGCCCGCGACGGCGGCCTGCCAGTGATTGCCTCGGGCGGGGTGACCAACCTTGATGATATCCACGCGCTGTGCGACGTCGCCGACAGCGGCATTCTGGGCGCGATTACCGGCCGCGCGATTTACGAGGGCAGCCTCGACGTGGCCGAGGCCCAACGCCTGAGCGACCGGCTAACCGGAGGAGACTCATGA